A region from the Pelobates fuscus isolate aPelFus1 chromosome 1, aPelFus1.pri, whole genome shotgun sequence genome encodes:
- the WASF2 gene encoding actin-binding protein WASF2: protein MPLVARSIEPRHLCRQKLPPARNELECMTNITLSNVIRQLGSLSRYAEDIFGELFTEASLFAHRVGTLGERVEKLQVKVTQLDPKEEEVSLQGINTRKAFRSNTSQDQQLFVRDSLSLPVHETYITCNMPPPLNILSPYRDDGKEALKFYTDPSYFFDLWKEQMLQDTKDIMKEKRKHRREKKDNPNRGNVNPRKIRTRKDEWEKMKMGPEFVEAKDKLLNAGTQNGSVHSIDGMDVIQYPPPPPYEDSSPSPPPVPDDSLPPPPMDFSMPPSSNRASLVSPAHPPPAPPVGSPIGGRPSFSPPPAPPPPPPSGVLPDPSYLPPPSPPACPSIPGFPAPPPPPVPTLMDYPPPSPLSPAPPPPAGGPPPPPPPPLPPPPPGPPPPGPPPPSSYTQPEGESSSASLKPKAAPAPVSDARSDLLSAIRQGFQLRKVEEQLEHEKKDIGGNDVATILSRRIAVEYSDSEDDSSEFDEDDWSD, encoded by the exons ATGCCGCTTGTTGCCCGCTCCATTGAGCCACGCCACCTGTGCCGGCAGAAACTGCCGCCTGCCCGCAATGAATTGGAGTGTATGACCAACATCACTCTGTCCAATGTCATCCGACAGCTGGGTAGTCTCA GTCGCTATGCGGAGGACATATTTGGAGAGCTGTTCACTGAGGCAAGTCTTTTTGCTCACCGTGTTGGAACCCTGGGGGAGAGGGTGGAGAAGCTACAGGTCAAGGTGACACAGCTGGATCCCAAAGAGGAAGAGG TCTCTCTTCAGGGTATAAATACAAGGAAGGCGTTTCGCAGTAACACCTCACAAGATCAACAGCTGTTCGTTCGTGACTCTCTGTCGCTCCCTGTGCATGAGACTTACATCACCTGTAACATGCCACCTCCACTTAATATCCTGTCACCTTACAG GGATGATGGGAAGGAAGCTTTGAAATTTTATACAGATCCATCCTATTTCTTTGATCTGTGGAAGGAGCAGATGTTACAAGATACCAAGGATATCATGAAGGAGAAGCGCAAGCATAGG AGAGAGAAGAAAGACAATCCCAATCGTGGAAACGTGAATCCTCGCAAGATCAGAACTCGAAAAGATGAATGGGAAAAAATGAAAATGGGACCGGAATTTGTGGAAGctaaagacaagcttttgaatgCAGG TACTCAAAATGGATCTGTTCATTCCATTGATGGTATGGATGTGATTCAGTATCCGCCACCACCTCCATATGAAGACTCCTCGCCAAGTCCTCCTCCAGTTCCTGATGACTCTCTGCCACCTCCTCCCATGGACTTTAG TATGCCTCCATCTTCAAATCGTGCCAGCCTGGTTAGCCCTGCACATCCACCTCCAGCTCCACCTGTTGGTTCCCCAATAGGGGGGCGACCAAGTTTCTCGCCTCCACCTGCTCCTCCTCCCCCACCTCCTTCTGGTGTACTTCCTGACCCATCCTACCTTCCTCCCCCATCCCCACCTGCTTGTCCTTCTATCCCTGGATTTcctgctcctccccctcctcctgttcCTACTCTAATGGATtatcctcccccttctcctctctcTCCTGCACCACCACCACCTGCAGGAGGCCCTCCACCCCCGCCTCCACCACCTcttccaccacctccaccaggtcCTCCACCTCCTGGCCCTCCTCCCCCTTCTTCCTACACGCAACCTGAAGGAGAATCTTCATCAGCCAGTTTGAAGCCAAAAGCTGCTCCTGCACCTGTAAGCGATGCCCGGAGTGATCTTCTGTCAGCTATCCGGCAAG GTTTCCAGCTGCGTAAAGTGGAGGAGCAACTGGAGCATGAGAAGAAGGACATTGGAGGCAATGATGTGGCCACAATCCTTTCTCGACGCATTGCAGTGGAATACAGTGACTCAGAGGATGACTCTTCTGAATTTGATGAGGATGATTGGTCTGATTGA